GTCCTTGGGGAGCCCAAGGGGCTGTAACTGGTGTACAAGCATTTTGGCACTGACTGACACACTTTGCTTGACTTCTGCAGCCCGTCTCCAGAGGAGGGAATGGGTGATGAATTCGACCTGATGGATCATTCAGATCTCTACATCCTTGACTTCAGTACGTAAGCACTCCCCACCCAGCTTGTGCCTCTTGCCACAAGGTGCCCTGTGAGCAGGCCCCACTGTGAAGCACTGAGCGGTGTCCTTCATGGCTTCTGGTGCCTGCCTCTCAGAGCCAGGCAGCTGTCTCTGGCTGGTGTACATGGCTTAAGGCAGACCAGCCAGAGATGCAGCTGTTGTTGTAGGCCTGAGCTGGGCTCATGGCTCTTCATGCGCTCCTTCACACAGACTTCTTGTGGGAGCACATTAAACTGCTCTAGCCTGTCCCTGGTGTGCACCCTGCCTTGCCCTTCAGAGGGATGGCCGGGGTGTGCTGCCCCGTTTCCTATGGCACTGATTGCATGATGCCTTGTTTTCCCCCCAAATGCCCAGACAAGGACTGCTGTGGCTAACTGCCCTCTTTCCACAGGCCCCAGTCTAAAGACGCTGTGTAAGCTAGCAGTGATTCAGTACAGCCTGGACCAGTCCTGCCTTCCCCACGACATCAGGTACTGTGTGCCGTGCTGGGAGGTCACCCCATGGGTGCACCCTGTCTttggggtgctccagccctagCTGAGGGTTGCCTGGAGCCCTCTTCAGCACTGTGCAGCTTTGAGGCTGGCTGGGCTGGAGACCACAGCTGAGGCTGatgtgcagcagagctgctccagccctgggcatTGTGTTTGTGCTTTCTCTCAGTGTATCCCATTGGTGTGTTACAGATGGGAGCTCTCGGCTATGACAACAAACAGCACCATCAGCCGCCCCATCGTCTCCTCCCAGGGCTGACACTGGCTTGTCCCTCTACCGCCCTGCCCTCGCCCCTCCACACACTGACCTCTTGCTCCACTGCCTGCATGAGTTTTTAGCCCTTTCAAGCAAGGAACATGTGAGCTCAGTTTGTCTTGCCCTAGCCAGGCCTCCCTCTACCCTTGTCACGCTTTGGGCAGCAAGAGTGTGCAGGTAGAGCAGGCTGCCGGGGAAGAAGTCGGCTCGCCCCAGCAGCACAACTGTGAACCTTCCTCCTTGCTGATGGCTCCAGCgtctcctgccttcctttcccTTGCCTGTGGAGCTGCAGCGGGGCTGACCTGGTCCCCAGCCGCTTTCCAAGGGCCTGAATCAACTCCTACCACCAGCCATGGCCCTGGGATTGGCCTTGGGCTATGAACTGTTTCTGTACTGCCTTGAGAGACCAGGGACCTCCATGCCTGCACCTGCCAGCACCAACCAGCTTCCTGGCATCGGATGGCAGGCCCCAGCAGAGCCTGATGTGGGGGCCTGGGCCCAGCTGGATCCTCTGCCCAGCTCCCGTTGTAAAACAGTAACCGGGGGGCGAGTTTTATAAACGCTGAGGCAGACGTggtttctgctgctctgtgtgtccTAGCAGGTGAACTGGGGGGAGAGGTGCGGGAGGAGAGACTGGACCGGGTGCTTTCCTGCACAGCTGCAGGCCACCAGTGGCTTGTGGCGGCTGTGGGCtgtggctggggtgggggaacaGGAGCAGGGCCCCCTACAGCAGCACTGCCCTGGCatgcctgcctcctgcccgTGGCTGTGCTGCCCTAcaagagggcagggaggaagatgGTGCCTGTCTcctgggctgtgctgcctcAGGAAGGTGGgtgccccacagctccctgccccagggaggcagGTGGAGGGATGTCTGgagcagcctccctgggcagcacAGGAGGCTGCGCCTGAGCCCTTTCCTGTGGAGGTGTCTGATGTGCGGAGAAGCTCCGGCGGCAACTAGTGGACCTAACGCAGGAAAAGCTAAGGAAGCGCTCAGTGTGTTCGCAAAGATGTAGTCACAGGGCAGCTGAGAGATGGTGGTGGCTGTGTTCCAGGAATGGGTGGCAGAGGGCCCAGGCCATCTCCCCTGCACTGAGGGCTGGCATGTGACCAAGGTCTAGTGCTGCTCGTCCAGCAGCGTGGGGTTGCAGAGGTGCCTGAGCTCCTCAGCCTGTGGGAGGTGGCCAATGCAGGTGCAACAGAGCAGCCTGGAGTGGTATGAGAGCAGTGAAAACCCCACAGCAAGAGAACAGAAGGCACCCTAACTGCAACAAGAGCTTGTTCTTCACATACTGGCAGCACCTCACTGTGGTGAGTGGGAGCATCAATGGCAAGGCTGAGGCCTGACAAGAGCCAGGGTGTGCTGACGGCACATCTGGCTCAGGGAGAGCACCTCAAGCCTGGGCTCCGCCTTTGTGGTCCTTGGCACCTGCAGGTTACCTGTGAGGCCTGGGTGGGCATCTCCTACGCGTTGTCCATCAGCTCCAGCTCCCCTGCTCAACCAGCTGCCTCAGCCACAGGTTGTCTCTCAAAGTGTGCCATGAAACAGTAGAAGCTTTTTGTCATGGCATCCCTTTGCCCAGCACTGAAGCACCAAGCTTACTCTCCTTGCAGGGTGCCAGGCACCAGGAAATGCCTGCAGACCACTTGGGCTCATGGCACTGGGCAGAGTGGTGCTGAACACAGAGGTTCCCCAAGGTGCTCCTTGCTCTGTCCATGACTAGCTGTCACTGGGGCTTCTCTGGGAGAATCACAATCTCTGGGACATCGAGTAGAGACAAGAGGCCCTGGAAATGCTCAGTACCCCATGCCAGTTGCCTCTAGGAGAGCAAACCTCTGTTGGGGAGAAGGCTTctctgggaagaaaaggggCTCACCAGGGAGAGGGTCACAGGCACCCCACTCCCCTTCAAGGATTCCCTTGGGTTCAGGGGTGCTGTGGCCCTGACCTCCCTCTGCCAGGACCCTGCTGCAGACCCAGGGATGGGACACTGCTCACCACCTTGGTCTGGATGACTCCAGTGCATTTTCTTGGCATACCAGCTCCCTTTCCCAGCACCCGGCTCAGCCATCAGTGATGCTGGAGAGCAGTTGCCAGGCGGGCAGACTAGCCACAGGCCTTCGGTCCATCTTGGACCTTCTGCTGGGCTGGCAACAACTGTGGGCCAGGAGCTGGGCGGATGTGTGCCCCGTGGGGGGAATCCCTGCTACCTTCATCATCACCCCCTCCTGAGCGGCcaggtttgttttaaagacCCTGGCTTCCTTTTATTGCTTCCCCTCTCAGATTGCAGCCGGCTGCAAGGGCTATTTTTAGCAGCCTGCCTTCTAAAAATAGCCCCGAGCTGTTTGGAGTTGCGTCACGAGAGGTAACTCTCTCCATGCACAGCTTGGCCCCTGTGCCCCAGGAGGGTACAAAAGGAGGCTGGGAGCAGTGGGGTCAGCAGGTTCAGACGCAGCCAGAGGCAAAGGAGGCAGCTGTGTGCCGCCAGCTTCGAGCATCCTAGTGCCGGCACCATGACCATCTTCTGCAGCCACTGCCACAGGCCGCTGCAGGCAGAGATGagctgcctgcccaggaggggCAAGCAGGCGCCCGCTGCCTCGAAGCCGTTCAGGTGAGCTCCCTACTACCTCCTGCCTACAGGGCTGTGACGGCCCTCCCCTTGCTGGGGAGAGCCCTGGGCCAGTTTGCATAGTGCCCAATGGCCCTTGCAATGGGCTGGCACCAGCTTGGGACAGTGGGGCTGCCAGCCAGTGCACAGGGTGGAAGTGAGGGAGGTTGTAGGGGCAGAGGGATTTCAGGTGGTTGAAGAGTAAAGGCGGATGCAGGACATCCCCGTAGCAGCGGGCAGGGAATGGTGTCCCTCTCCCTTCCTGGGCACATCTCCCCAGATGGCTGGTTTTGCAGATCAACCAAGAGTGCCTCCAAGGCTCGCCGGGACCAGATTAACGTGGAGCTGCAGGCGCTGCGCTCCCTGCTGCCCATCTCCGCACGGGAGAAGGAGCGGCTCTCCTACCTCCACACCATGGCCCTGGTGTGCCTCCAGCTGCGGGGAGCTCAGATGTTCCCTCCAGGTACCCATGGCCCTGCTGCACCCCATGCTAGCTTGGGTCCATATGGGGCACTGCTCCTGCCCCCCAAGACAGCGCTTCACCCTACGCTCCCCCTGCAGACTCGGCTCCTCCTGCAGGACCCGCCCTcggcacagagctgctctccctgTTGCCAGGGTTTCTGCTTGTGCTCTTGGCCAACGGCAAGCTGGTCTACATCTCGGAGAATGTGGCTCAGGTCCTGGGCCTCTCTGTGGTAAGGCCTGCCCGCTGCGTGTCTGCAGTCACTGTGCCTGGACCTGTCCTGGTGCCTTTGCTGCATGCAGCATGCTGCCCTGGCAGGTGCTGCTCTGTGGCTCCAGCAGGCTGCATGCTTGCAGTGCCAGTGCGCGGCACACTGGGGCAGGCGCAGTCTACAACGGCAGCCCCCTCTTTATCAGGTGGAGCTGCTCGCCCAGGGGGACACAGTCTTTGACATCCTAGATGGGCAAGCATGTGAGGATGTGCAGAAGAAGCTCCTCCTCGCCCAGGAGGAACCGGGCAGGGGTAAGGGAGTCCTCAGCTGGCATCTCACAGAcactgctgccctgctctggcCGTTTGTGGCTGGGGTCAGAGAGCCGGGGCcggccagccctgctgggagaggagtgagggAGCCCCTGACCAACTCTGGCTGGTTTGTTTCCCTTGCAGAAGTCACATTTGTCAGCGAGATGCGCACGTCCAAGACCTTCCGGCTGCAGTATGGGGGGAATCGGGCTGTGGCAGTGTGTGGCCGCTTCACAGCCTTGCGCTGGTCGGCCTCCGCCACAGCCTTCCTGGCCCTCTGCACGCCAGTCATGCGGTTGCATGCAGACAGCACTGCCAGTTCCCAGGACAACTTATTCCAGAGCACGCATGTCTTAGACATGACCTTTACTGATGTCACGGAGAGGTGAGAGGTGCCTGCTTGCACCAGCTGTACATCTTGGACAGCAAGGAtcatttcccttccccacacctGTGTGAGGGATGCAGGCTGGACCCTGTGTGAGCAGTGAGACTCCCCCAGACACTTCCCacacctcttccttcccttgtTTGCAGCTCATTTCTGTACCCCTGTTGTTTTGCTCTCTCCTCCATCATGCAACAGCTGCTCCTTGCTGACACGGTGCAGACTCTGCAAAGCACTCAGTTCCCCCCTTCCTTTGTCTTCCCTAGTGTTACCTACCACCTTGGCTACTACAAGGAGGAACTGATCGGTCAGTCGTGGTACAGCCTCCTGCACCCTGAGGACACTGACCTAGCAGCTGCCCAGCACAGGGCTGTGGGTGAGTGTCAGGCCTGGGAACGTGTGTGTCTGGCTACCCATGGAACCTGGCTGTCTGggacaacagaaacaaaattaatttagttctGCCTGCTGTGGTTCCCTGCTCTGAAAAGGATGAAGCAGAGAATTGGTTACACACCCCATACACCGTCTGGGAGGTCACAGGGAGCTTCCAAACTTGGGAACATGGGCACCCTACTTTGCCACAGTGCAGAGAGACAAGCCTACTTGAGCCCTGGCTTTTTGTGAGAGCAGGACTGTTACGGACCTGACTCCAATACTTGTGGCTTCTGTCCCACTGGGGCCAGAGCAGCAGACTGACTACAGACCCCAGGAGGGCAGCGTGCAGGGTCCACAAGCAGCATGCCACTCTGTCCTGGCAGCCGTGCCCTACCGTAGGCTAACGCAACCCCTTGCCCGCAGTGCTCGGGGCCGGGACCGCATCGGGGATGGCCGTGCTGCGCGTGCTGCGCAGGGACCGGACCTGGGCCTGGCTCCGCGTGTCGGCGCGGCGGGACGGCGGGGGCCACGTCATCACCTGCACCAGCCACTGCCTCAGGTGAGGGCTCAAacggggaggagggcagagcgGTGCCGTGCCCCCGGGCCGCCCCTCACTCCCCCGtctgctgcagggaggaagaggcgGCCTACCTGCGCGCCCGAGAGCACCGCCCCACGCCCCGTAACACGGCGGCGCCGCCGCCCACGCCTgtcgccgccccgccgccgggacGGGAGCTCAGCCTGCTGGCCGCACAGCTCCGCGCCCTGGCCGACAGCCTctcgccgcccgccgccgctccggccTGGCCCGAGGCCGAGGCCTTCCCCCCGGGCCCGCACGACACCGCCCTGACCCGTCTCCTGGGCGACGCGTTGGAGGGGGCGGGAGCCCCTGTCGCGCACGCGCAATACGTGCCCTGCCCGCACCAATAAACGTCACTTCCGCCATCCGCCTGGCTCTGTCTGCACGTGCGCTGCCGCTCTTCTGCACGGCCACTTCCGGTTCCGCGGGGTCTCTCCGCCCTCACCGCGCGGCTTTCCCTTCCGCCTCTGCCGCCGGTTCGCGgcgggcccggggggggggggggagggagggacgaCGGGTGAGGGGCGGCGGGCCCGGGGCGGGCGGACGAGGCTCTGGTGCCGCGCGTTGCGGCTGGGAGCGGGTGGTGATGCGGCCGCGTCAGGAGGGCGCGGGGAGCCGGCCCCAGCGGGCCCAGGCGGCGGGATGGGGGAAAGCCGccgcggaggaggaggaagaggcggTGAGGGGGCGGCCGCTGCGCCGAAGCGTGCCGGCGGTCGTGGAGCAGCCCCTTGGGAGACTGAAGGCGGTGGAGAGCGACAGCTCCGGCGACAGCAGCGACGACAGTGATGACAGCGGGGGTCCCCCGGGGGCCGAGGGCAGCGGCGCGGAGGGGGCGGCTGGCGGGAGAGGTAAGGGCCGCCCCGCTCAGGCGGGAGCGTCCTCCGGGAAAGGCAGCGGTCCCCAGCCCGGGGCTTGCCGCTCCTCCTCGGGGGCACTCGGAGGGTCCGGAGGCCGGGCGAGGCGGTGCGGCCTGCGCGGCTTCGGTCCCTGGCGTCCCCCAGACCGCAGCGTATTTCCCGGCGTGGTGGGGGGCGTCACGGCCGCCCATTCGGTGGGGAACGAATTGGCCAACGGCTGGGTCCCTTTCCGTGTTCCAGCTCCATCgttctcctgctttcctccccTCACCCACTCTGCTCAGAGTTCGGCGTCCACGGCAGGGTTTCAGTTTGGGCTGTTTGAGAGGTCTCCTGAACAAAAACTTACAGGgacctctttctcttctccccagtcGCTTTCCCTGTGTGTGGAAGACCTCGTGCATCTTCTCGAGGACAGTTGCTCTGTGCAAACTTAGACATGTAGTAGCTTGAAAGGTCCTCAATGGGACGGgtaaactggaaaaaacaggTGGTGTATTGCTGTGGCAACAGCGGTGGTGGTTAGGCTTGGTGTATTGAGGTGGTTGTTCTCATCTGCAGCGGTATGTGCAATGGGGTTTCCTTATCTAAGAATGATCAAGGTGAGAATGAAAACTGTATGAGAAATATGTGAAAGGCCCTCTCATTTGTGAGGGAATGGACATCTGTGTTTAATGCGTGGCATGGCACAGCATGATGTGTTGCAGGTGTGGGAAGCTACTGGTTGTCTTGTGAGAGGCATCTCCTTGCTGTGTTTGTGGGGGGAGGCGCATCTCATCTAGGCTTTCAGGAAGGGGGTTCCAGTGGTGGTTGGGGTGCCTCCCCATCTGTAGCCATTTCGTTTTCCTCTCTTAATGGTGAGCTCTAGCAAAGCTCAGAGAGAATACCACTGACAGTCACCCTTTCCTTCACACAGCCTGATGTGAATGGGAacagcagttttgcttttaCCATATGTCAGGGCTCTCTGTTATCTCATTTCTGGAACAGAAGTAGTTATATTAGAGTCCAGCACTAAGTTTGTCTCAGTGGGGAATGACTGGGCAGATATGAGCCATTTCTTAGGCCATCTGTTTTTGCATGCTGGACACTCTGTGATGTACTCAGCTTGTTGTAGAGTTCTCAACAGGTTCAGGTGAGAAAGGCATAAGGTGTCTGTGTCACATGAGtctgcaggaggaaaggaaactTGGGGAGCCTGTGCTGGTGAGCAGGAAATGCCCATGTTATCAGCAGGTAACAGTAGTCTAGCAAGAggtggaaagaagaggaagtaaTCCACAAAAtaatggaggaaggaaaaaaaaatggcagaaatgaAGATGAAATGGACCATAGAGGCAGcacagaaaagataaattatattctaggggggaaaaaggaatggggaaaaaaaattgggaaattAGTGTCAAGGAAGAATGCAAGAAACAAGGAAGGGAAGGTAATCCTGTCTTTTAATAGGTATTTTGATGGAGAACCCATCAGCACAGATTTTAAGGATCACGATCTCTCCTGGTGCAGAGGCCGTGGACAGGACCAGCCACTTTGGAGCAGGAAGCCAGCCAAATCTGCTGCCCAGCAGTGAGCTGTGGTCCATTCACTTCTGCCCcaaaataggctttttttttttgctgatatCAAATGATGTTTTTATCAATGTGAGTGGCTAATTCAGTCTCCTACAAATAGATAGTAAGATGTATTTCATGGACTGATACTACTGTGTGAAAAGCACCTTCCCCATTAGGTTTTGGGTGGCCAAGTCTGGTCTGGTATCCTGTACCAGTATTGAAATATTCTATCAGGGGAAGCTCTGCATGCCTTCGCTTTGTCTGATTTATACCAAATCTCTTTTCTAATCCTTTGCAAAATGTTCCATCTTTTTATATGGTGTCTTTATCTCTGTTTTATTGACATCTTGTAAGCCTTTGCTATTTTAAAGGTACTGTTTTGGAATTGCAGCCAAATGGAGTACTGTAGTGCAAGTGGTGGTGTATCCTGGTgtcggcagggatagagttaattttgtCGCCAGCAGCtggttagtgctgtgttttgggtttaggatgaggacaatgttgataacacattgatgtttttagttgttgccaagcagtcaaggacttttcagcttctcataccaccccaccagtgactAGGCTGGGGGTGCGCAGGGAGTTGGGAGGTGACACatctgggacagctgacccccactgaccaaagggatattccataccatatgatgtcatgctcagcatataaggggctgggggaagagggattggagggacattcagagtgatggcatttgtcttcccaagtaactgtcacacatgatggagccctgcttacctggggatggctgaacacctgcctgctgatgggaagcagtgaatgaatttcttgtcttgctttgcttgtgcacctggcttttgctttacttattaaactgtctttacttcaacccacgagttttctcactttcactcttctgattctctcccccatcctgcgggtgggtggggagtgagcaagtggctgcatggtgctcagctgctggctggggttaaaccatgacatggTGTCTTGTCTGTCTTTGAAACGTCAGAGTAGCTTCTACatcattcttcttttcctttaatactttctttgtccttttgacTGTCTTTGCTCACAGTCTTTTATTTGTCTGTCTGGTGATGCTTTGAGCATCCAGTGAGACTCAAATATTTCCCTATATAGTGGTTAGTTGTTCTGTACCCCAGTAACTTGTATAATTAGCACAGATTTTTCCTATAATGCAGCAGTCTAAAGCTATCTGCATTGAACTTGAACAGTATGATGGCAGATGTTCTTGGCTAACTCCtagaatttatttgttttcttaagtcCCTGTGAACCCCAACAGCGTGATTACTTTAAATTGCTGGGCTGCTTGGCACTTAGCTCTTACCTGAAAGTGGGCATGGTTCTTTGTTCTGAAGGTGATTTCATGTTCTGGGCAGGTGGGCATTAAGTGATTGCATAAGAGTGACATGGGGAAAGATGGAGAACCTGAGGGAGATCAGAAAGGGTGACAGTGCCGTCATCCCTAAGAAAATAGGGGATGATGGTGTTTGCGGGAGCCCACACAAGAAAGGATATCAAACTGCAGTAAGGTAAGTGGGAAGGGTGTTTTGGGGAAGCGGTGTAATGAAGTAGTGCTGTATTCACATTTCCTTTGTCCCTTGTGTGGCAAACTGGATATACGATGTTCCCTTCACCCTCCTCAGAGGACTAACAAGTGTTGACAGAGCAGAGTTCCTGGATGTTGCGGTTTAACGCCAGCTGGTAATggagcaccacacagctgcttgctcaaccccacccacccccaagGGGATGgaaaggagaatggaaaaaaaaaaccctcatgggttgagatacagtttaataagatgacaaaggaagagaataataatatatataaaaccagtGATGTACaagtgcaattgctcaccacattGGGACGGGGGGAACAaacaatgcccagtctgtttctgagaagcgatcccacctcctggctagcttccccagttatatatggagcatgacgctatatggcagggaatatccctttggccagtctgggtcagctgtcctggctgtgctctcccagcttcttgtgcacctggcagggtttgagaagctgaagagtccttgacttagtgtaaacactGCAACTGCCTAGCAACAagtaaaaccatcagtgtgttatcaacattattctcatactaaatccagaACACAacactatactggctactagaaagagaattaactctgtctcagccaaaaccaggacactgggTGAGAACAAgtgaagagaaaacatttcttaaggCAGCTCTTTGGTatgctttttatgttttctggaTGATATGAGTAAATTCTGAAGCAGAAGGTCTTGGTTATTGCCAAGATGACAGTGACGAGGATGAGGAGTCCTTGCTGTGAGCCAATGTGACTGACCTTGTTGCTTCCTGAATTTGGCAGAGCACGCAGAAACCTTGTGTTGTGGGgcagtgtattgggtttgcatggcaaggtttgggGAGTGGGGAGGGGCCTACatgggtggcttctgtgagaagatgctatgaagcttcccccatgtcccattagccttggccaggggctttatcagcaatggtggtagtgcctctgtgataatatatttaagaaggggaatagaaaacttctgcagaagagcagc
The DNA window shown above is from Grus americana isolate bGruAme1 chromosome 3, bGruAme1.mat, whole genome shotgun sequence and carries:
- the LOC129204589 gene encoding neuronal PAS domain-containing protein 4-like, encoding MCAPWGESLLPSSSPPPERPAWPLCPRRVQKEAGSSGVSRFRRSQRQRRQLCAASFEHPSAGTMTIFCSHCHRPLQAEMSCLPRRGKQAPAASKPFRSTKSASKARRDQINVELQALRSLLPISAREKERLSYLHTMALVCLQLRGAQMFPPDSAPPAGPALGTELLSLLPGFLLVLLANGKLVYISENVAQVLGLSVVELLAQGDTVFDILDGQACEDVQKKLLLAQEEPGREVTFVSEMRTSKTFRLQYGGNRAVAVCGRFTALRWSASATAFLALCTPVMRLHADSTASSQDNLFQSTHVLDMTFTDVTESVTYHLGYYKEELIGQSWYSLLHPEDTDLAAAQHRAVVLGAGTASGMAVLRVLRRDRTWAWLRVSARRDGGGHVITCTSHCLREEEAAYLRAREHRPTPRNTAAPPPTPVAAPPPGRELSLLAAQLRALADSLSPPAAAPAWPEAEAFPPGPHDTALTRLLGDALEGAGAPVAHAQYVPCPHQ